The genomic stretch cgatgagggcgctgcggaaggcctcagcggaacatgcggtgagcaacgcacttggtaccaggaatgggcctactacagacggggtactgtcactgcctcttcagagtgaggtgatggtatggcgcgagaagaatggatggcaagggccgtatagagtcatcgatatgaaggaccacgatgttactgtagacatgatcaacggcccaacgacgttccgatccactgtcgtaaaaccgtactatcgcgatctgactacagcgatagacggcgcagatcaaggcacaggtggatctccgaccacagacgaagcgattgctgatgaaccgccactaccggtaccaccggcggaagccaaccaagcggctcagccgcgcaagcggggccgcccacctggatcaaagaacaagcccaaggtgcagtacctgtcgaagaaggaggaggacgattacgccctggccgtcaagctacgcaatgacggcgtgattaacgtcccgggcgctccattcgaagcatccgatcagaaggagatcgacgacctcgtcggccgtggagtattcagttttgagctgtttgatccaactctacacggcgggtatcgtatcttcaaatcgcgcatggtccgcgaagtcaaaggcaagaccatggtcccgtacgagaaatcacgcctcgttgttcaaggttacaatgacgagggcaaacacgagatcctgacgcagtcgccaaccatccaacgagccagccagcgcctgattctagccctagcgcctgcattactcgatgagggcatggttgtggaactacgagatatcacgcaagcgtacccacaggcacaaacagagctattccgcacggttttagcgcacctcccaaaggagcttataacaaagtatcccaagggaacaattattcgcgtaatcaagccactctatggaatcgcggaagcaggagtccactggtttgctacgtaccaaggacaccactgcaaggagctcgacatggctacatcaacgtatgacccgtgcctcctgatcacgaacgggagacgggaagcgtttggaatagtgggcctgcagacagacgatactctcgcgattgggacgcctgcattctctggtgcagaagacgctgcgctccagaaagccaattttcgagccaagcccaaggagagactgtccaaagaagtatcactcgagttcaacggatgtactctaacgttgcgcggagacacgattctacttacgcagaagggacaaggtgccaagatcgaaatcattgatccgaaggcagcaaaccgagcacagaagtacatggagcagcgcgcgcgtggcgcgtacattgcgtcgatatgccaacctgaagcatcgttcgatctttccgcggctgcgcaaatacaacaacctaaggacacagaatacgtgaagcttaaccgccggctgcagtggcaatctgagagcatacaacgaggcctgcgatacgtccctctcgacctcgctatagcaaagctggtagtgttcacagacggatccttcgcgaacaaccaagaccttagctcacagctagggtacctacttatccttgcgaatgagtcgagtcgacaagacagcacgtttgatattcgtggtaacgtaatccattggagttcgaccaaatgcaaacgcgttacccggagcgttcttgcctcagaaacgtacggcatggttagcggtgtcgacatcgctatcgctatcctaacaaccctcaagataattacaggacgcctaggtctaccaccgatcccacttattgtgtgtacggattcatactccttgtatgaatgcctcgtcaaactcggaacaactgctgagaagcgactgatgatcgacatcatggcgcttcggcagtcatacgagcgtcgcgagatcactgagatccgctggatcaacggagaggacaaccccgcggacgcattcacgaaagcaacaccaaatcgcgcgttagaacgtttcatcgaaagcaacaagctgtcaatccgagtagagggatctgtgcagcgacctacggagtaggcacatatgcctatttggaatccctctcattgtgccctttttagaagacccgtttttccttacatcagtcgttacaataagaaaagattgccagtgtcggcatacacacggtgtgtcgcctaataaggcccaatgtaccgcctcgatcctacttcggcccaactcggacccaacgctatgtataccttcgtagcccccacattcgtagaatcatcatacaccagaataccaatacacaagattaccttagctactgttattcaccgtacgatcgtacaaggccttccaacaaCAGTTCTGTTAAACATATTACTCATATAAGGGTCGAGATGGCGGACGCTCGCCTATGGCCCCTTATATCCTTTGCCCTAGTCTAGGCAGTCTTTTTTTTCTCCTCCACCCCCAACCTTCCTCTTCGAACCCCAGCACAAGCGAAACCATCCGCATATCTCATCATCACCATATCGCATACCCTCGGGATTTCTCCATTGTGAATCGTCAAGAGAATCACATTGTGCGCTTCTAAAATTCTAAAATATCCTGTCCCATGGTACACTCAACCGAAACGGGAACAGCGAGCCTCGTCATCGCCACTACTACAAGGAACATACATGCAAAACTCTTTGAAATTGTACGACCTGGCAATTTGGAGTCATATCATATCAGTCTTTAGGAGGATCCTTCACCCCTTGACTCTTTGATACGATGCATGGATTTTTGACTCCAGTTTGCTGAGGCTACTGGCCCGGTCCCCCATAATTTTCCATGCTCATAACCACAATTTCTATGATATTTTTCTCCTGTTGGTACAGTCCGCCCTCTAGTCCACCGTACCGTCAACCTAGCCACACTGAGCCCGATGACCACGCCCCCAACGCACCAAGTGGGAGAGTCTAAGAGCATGATGCACATCGAGTCGTCATCATAGTATCCCGAGCTTTCTTGTAACGGCGAGGAGATGGATAGAATATGTCACGTAGGCCTGATCCAGATACTACATAGTCAAGTTTCAAGGATTTTGTGTACCAAAGCCAAAGAAGAGGACATCGCAACTCCGTACGTAATGATGAGTTTGAGCTAAGAAACACTAAAAAACATACCAGGTCAACTCACCCGGATATCATATATCAAGACCCATGGACGTAAATTTTTGATTGGGGATATGGCCTATATCTGAGCCATGAACACTAAAGGCATTCCACGGGATGAGAGAGTGAACGGATTGGTACTACCTCATTTTCTTTCTATTACTGTTCCGGGGGAATCTTGTTGCCACGTTGTTGGTTGAGTGGATCGATGCGGATACCGTCCTACCATGGAAGAACCACTCCTGACATGATAAGATGAGATACAGCTATGACAATAAATGGAGAAACTACGATACAATGTTTACTACAAGCTCTATAACACAACAGTCTATTGAGTTGACCACACCTCTGTAGCGTGAATGCATACTTTGTCAACAACAGAGAATCGAAAGAAGGCCATGAGCCACATCTTATATCCCCACCGGGGAAGAAGTGAGACAGATGAAAAGAAACCTGGGGCATCACGTTGACCCCCAATTCTTCCTCACTTCCGGTATCAATAGTCTCCTATTCCACCCAGTGCCGTCTTACATTGCTGACCATAATCATCTTGACAAAATACCTTCACATTTACAGCTAGATGCTTCTTAACGTAGACGCTTCTGCTTACTGCACCTCCACCGTTCTCCATATTGTTGAGAACGACCGATACAGGCAATAAAGTTCGTTTGCACATGCATGATTTCCGGAATAGGAAACGCGATATAATCGCAGAAGAGGAGTAACAGTGGCGGTCTTCGCTTCGGAGGTTTATCAGGGAGTCCCTTGGTTCATTGCTTGCATACGGTCCCGTATCTGCAGACAGGGAGTGTTAATGATAGACGTAAACGAAGCTGAGATCACATAGTTCCGTTATCCGAGTTGTGATGTCCTATTGATGTGAGGATTACAGCACCAAGACACTCCCGTCTGAAACGCCACGATCCCTTGTCTATAGCGGAGATGGTGTCCGGACCACTCCCTTCGCTTTGCTATTCAGCGAATCGGGCGCCTAACAGAGAGCCATGAGTGTACGCGCCTTATGTACGCACGCCGCATTCTGAAAATGTATGTCGAGACGAGCCCCCAATCCATCGCTATCCCATGCATGCCGTTTGACCCTTCTTTTAGCCTTTGCGAGACGAGGCTTGTCCTGGTAAATGGTAAACCGTCAACAACGGTTGGATATATACGCCCATTACTCGGCACAAAGCCGCATTAGTCGGATCACGCGGAGCTGAACCTTTAAACGGTATTCCAAGTGCGCGCCAAGATGATCAAGGGCTACGCTTCGGATTCGTATTTTTGGGATGTGTTCGCGAGACCACGCGAGACGAAGAGTTGTGTTGTGGTCTCGACCATGATGACAATAGTAAACGAACATGGGTTACGGGTGCGGAGAAAGGGACCGCGGCCTGAGGCATGAACACCAATCTCGGTGTCGCTTGTGTCTGTCGGTCATCACGTCCGCTGTTGCACAAAGCGGGTCATTTGTCGTGATCTTTGACGCAATAATGATCAAAGATGCAAGGAAAAACTTTCTGATATGGGGAATCGAGTGCGCAGAGTCTGCAGTAATCGCGAGTTTTGATGTTTTCGAAAACGATCGCGACAGCCACGTCACGAGCGTTGTCAGAGTCTGCCCGAGACATGACTCGCAAACCGGGTTTAACGGTTTGACAGCGGCTGGCTGAGTCGCAACATCTGGTGACATGAGGCCATGTACTGCTGCGCGACTTCTAAAAATGCTTTTTATGACGATTGCGCCAGCAATAGGGAAGTATGCCGAGACTTGGAACGTATATCGCAGATCGAAATGCTACATCCAGAACTATATCGAAGAGCACATGGTCCGTGAAGTTGTTTTCAATGTTTTGCTACCCTTGCCAGATGCGACATTGAGCTTCATACCATAGTAGCGAGGATTGGCATGCATGAATAGTCATCACGGCGCGGACACAAGGTTTGATGACCCCACGGCCATGCACCTGGGAAAAGAACACCGTCCGACAGGCACGGGGATTCTGTCTAAGGAGGGATGGGGTCCAAGATGGGGCGAGAGAAGTACCGTGATACGGTGTTGTTGAGAACCATGTCGGCTTACTCCGGTTCTTAGGGGAATTGTAGATCTTACGGATGAGCGCAGTTGCGGAGAGCCGCCCCGGGCGAATGTGAAGCTGCCGTGGCGCGCCTGCAGGCAATACAATATGTGATAAACCAACCCTTGGTGTTGAGTACGATACAGGGACTGGACATTGCTGGGTAAAGGAGGCGAGGGATCAAGCAGTCTGCACTCTCCCACGTGGATCTCCTCTGCTGTAGCGTAAGCGGGGAGGCGGGATGACATGGCGCATGTCTGGCCATGGTAGGATTACTCGGCAACGGTGAGCAACGTCCGCCGGACTGCTCCTCCGGTGGGTTTGGGCCAATAAGCTGGTCGATCACAAGGCTCAGACTGTTGGACCCTCATCCGGGAATGCAGTCCAGCTGATTGGATAGGTGACAGCTTGGTCATCTTTCGTTTTGGGGCACAACCTTGGGACCAAGAGATAAACAGGCCTCGATAGTAGTATATGCGTCAATGCTGCCTAGGAATCTCAGACCTGCAGCTACGGTAGTTCAAACGTGGAAGTTTGAGCGATTGCAATTTGCTGTAATCGGCGACGAAACTACTCAAAAGAATGCGCTCTTGCATGTCCGAATATCGTCGGAAGCATTAGCACCGCGGAGCAACCGGTTTAAACCCATGTCACTTAGCAGTTTTACGTGACTGTCACGGAGCCACAGAAGTGGCGCGCCTGACCTTGAGGGAAATAGTGAAAATTGCATGCGCGGGAGTTCTACGTAATATGCTGCGGCTTTACCATGGAAGTGAAAGAGCAGGTGTGCCGATGACGGTATCTCTGGGGCTCGTGGGGAACACTCGAGGGGTCCGTTCATGGGGCGGACAGTAAGGGACCGAATGGACCGAAGGGAAAAAAGAACGAGGAGCTGAAAAGGCGCCGTATGGCGTGAGTGGGCAGGAGCGAGTTCTTTGTAAGCCAGGGTCTTGTGAGATACTAGGTGCAGCAGCAGGCATTAACATGAAGAATAAAACGGACCAGAGCGTCGTACCGAAGACTGTGGCGGCGAAGTATTTCCCAACGGTAGGCGAATGCCCCGCTTTGAAGCTGCTACAGGAGTCGGCTAGTGTAGACACGCAACTTGATGGGCGAATGCCCCAAGGTTGAATAGCCGAGAGTATTGAGGCGCTATCAGCTACGGGTTGCAGTAAACGAAGGCCGATAGCCCGACTAGCTTTGTGAAAACACTGCACCGGAGAAGGGTCCACGATTGCTCAGTTTGAAATATGGAGCATGGAGATGGGCTTGTGGAAGATTGCATGCAGTACTGAACGACGGTGTTGCATCATGTTTATTTTTGAGCGGCTTTAGCAAAACAGCATGGGAATCGTGTAGCTTGGCAGGTAGTCGGCGACGCTTTACAGAGCACAGGGTGAGAAAGGAAACAATAGGCTTTCCAAGCGTGCATTATGTTGGACGGACATGCTAACCCTATTGATTCTGCATAGGCTGAGGCCAACGGGTGTTTGGAGCTTGACGCTTGCAATTCCCGCGGAGAGGCAGTATGCAGGGTCTGTATTGAACCAATGAGTAACATGTGGTGTTGGACGTTGCGATATAGGAGAATGGCAAGGCGGGGCTTGGGTGAAAGAAGAAAGGTAGGTTTCGCGGAGTGGTGGGAAAGAGGCTGAGGACCAAGATTAACGAGAAGAAAAGCATTGCGAGGCAGGTGGTACCTTGGTACTCGTTGCAGATTGCACGGCGACGAGGATTACATCGGTCGCGATCGTATCGCTCATCTCTCAGATCATATGCGGGACGATCAAAGTGCATGAAATCTCCCCACGTGGCTGTGCGGCGTCTAAGCTTGTCGCCTTTGAAAGTCGAGCGGCTCTAGCCAAGGCGAGCTGTCTGGATCAAGTATGCGGGCAACGGGCGGCAGCAGTCATGGGGCAGCATACAAGTCTGCGCAGTCGGACCCAAGACCAAGACATTGGGGGCGCAGGGCAAAATCATCGAGGTGAAACGAGGACAGTATGGGAAACGGGTTTGTATCGTGGGTTTCCACAATGGGAAAGGCGGATGGTAAAAGCCGGCGCCGGGCCCGCTCGGGATGGTTTGGAGGGGCCAGTGACATCAGCGTTTGTTAGACAATGCAAGCAGCCGGGACGCTCGGCGGCAGAAAAGGGGACTTTCTGTGCCCTGCATCAAACAGCCATGGAAAAAAACCGCACGGGCAGGGGACAGTGATCGCGATCGAATGGAAGAAAAGGACCGGATAGACGAGGGCCGCGCAAGGTGAAAAAGCAATGGGGCCAGCTAGGGTAAGAAGATCACGTCGATGTGATACAAAATCTCGATGGCGGAGACTACGGCTAGGCGGCAGCACGGATGCCGTTTGAAGGCTTTTGGGGGGAGGCCAGAGGAGTCTGTGGGTCTGGGTTGGGCTAAAACGAGCACCAGGGGCTGTGGCTGAGAACGAGTACGCAGGTCATGGCGAGCGGCCGACGTCATTGTGAGGGCGACAGGGCCCGATCCCCACCTGCTTTCCCGATCATTGACAAACGTCTCGCGGCGCGCTAGGCGGGATGCGTATAGGGCGGAACGTTTGCAGGGATGGGCGGGTGGAGAAGACCCTGATCTGTGTATTACATCAGACACGACGTTATGCCGGGTGAGGATTTCGAGTACCGATGCAGACGGCCGCCCTGGAGAGGCACATGACAGGCACACGGCACACACTCTTTCTCAGGCAAGGAAATGCACCGCAGCATCGAGTTTGCTTGTGCAGTCCGCTGCCTGTTGAGTATAGTCGTTGTTGTTGACAGCACACCGACCCGTCCGTGTGTTGACCAGCAGTctgtgtgtgtgtgtatgtgtgtgtgtgtggttgtgtgtggtgtgtgtgcgtgtgtgcgtgtgtgtgtgttgtCAGTGTTGAGCGCGGAAACAAAACAACTGACTCTCACCGCGAGACGAGTCTGCGACTGTGACCCGATGCTTAACGCCGAGCCATGGTCGCTTTTCACGCGCCGACTGATAGCCGTGGGTGTGAGCTGGCGGCCTACTGCAGGCCTTGCAAGGCAATCGGCGCCCAAAGACCGCACTCTTGCTGAAACTATACTCCCAGATCGCGATCTCAATCACGGTGACGGCACCTGTCCGCCGCTTAGCATTGGCCCCGTCCAGCGCTGCAGCAACCTCACACGCCCGCGTTGCTTTTACTGGGGATCGCCCGCACAGTAGCACCCATGTCGCCGCGAGAAGGCTTCCCAGGCCTCGTCCCCATGTCAGCGAAGCTTTTCGCGGCCTGAGTCGCCGCCCTTGTGGCATTGCGCCGTGAAATGAGCGTCCCTGGTCGCGCCTGCCTGTGTGTGCGCCCTCTTCCTGGTCGCGCGTCGCCTCGCGCGAAGAGCTGATCGCCGGGGCCCCTGCCATTGCACCGCGCTAGTGCCTTAGCGCGGACTGTACTTTCCCATCTCCACGCATGCAATTCTCAGTCCCTGATAGTGCCCTGATCCCGGGTACTCAAACCCTGTGCCTTGCCCTGCCTGTGCCTGCCCATTATAACTGTGATCAAGTCCCGCCCAACTGTCTGGATGCTCCAGTAGGACTCTCTCCCACATCACTTCACCACCACACCCACGCTTTCTCTCCCAAACCACTTGCCTCTGCTTCGTCGACACGTCACTACGCTACTCTCACCACAAATCGTGTCCAAATTACGCGTCAAAAGTCACCTTGCCGTCGCTACTAACCCAACCACTTCCTCACGTGCTTCGcatcgccgcctccgctgcaAATCTGGTCGCATTCTTTCTTTGGCACGTCTATGCACAAAATGGACGCCTTGTCCGGCAAGAATTCGACAGGTCGCAGAGTGTCATTGCTAAACGACGGCCCGGCGCCTCCACCTCAACTTGTCCGACTCCCCTCCATTACTCCTTCTCTCCAGTCCCGGACCTCTAGCTACTCATCCTCACCTGCCGCCTCACCACCCACCCCTCGCCTTGTCCGCAGCGACTCGTCCGACTCAAACATGCAGACCCCCTCGCCCATCACTCCAGACTTTGCCTTTGAGCAGGCCATGGACTCGCCCGTCTTTGCCCAGAACAACTTCTTCCCGCCCCTCCACCACCAAGTCCAGATGCCCTACCACCCCCAGCATCACCAGCAGCAGCCCAGTTACTTCCGCCCCGACCACATGCAAGACCAGCAGCACCAGGAGCCCGCCGCCCTCAACACACGGCCCAAGAAGAACAGCTACCCGTGCCCCATGGCCAAGACATACAATTGCCAGGACTACTTCACCACCTCAGGCCACGCTGCCCGCCACGCCAAGAAGCACACGGGTAAGAAGGATGCCTATTGTCCCGAGTGCAACAAGGCCTTCACCCGCAAAGACAACATGGAGCAGCACCGCCGCACACACCAGAGCGGTCGCAACGCTGCCAAGACCGGCGATCGCGACGTCAAAAAGGCCAAACACCAGGCTAAGCGGCCTAGGCCCGCCCCCCTCCAAACAGCCATGCCCTCTTTGTCCCAACTGTCCATGGTCGACCCATCGCTACCGCACAGTCCCGCCGGCTCCTTAATGGCTCCTGCCGTTCAGCCGGCCGACTCATTCATCGACTTCACGcaccacaaccaccaccGCCCAACCTACCCCGACCCCACTCCTTACTCCTACAACCCTAGCTCTTATGGCCTCGATGCACTGGCAATAGCTGCGAGCGGTGAGAAGCGCAAGTTTGAGTCACATTAAttgcttcttctcttctaCAAGGTTCATTCCATCATTACACTTTGATCACTTTTTGGGTCTGCCACGTCAGGCCGGCCGCATTCTTACAGCGAGGCGCATATGGCTACGACCACGATCCAAACGAGTTCAAAAGTCCCTACGAACACAAGACGCATGCCGTCATGGCGACGAACGGATCTCGGCGTTTTTGAGCGGTGCACCTTTGCGCATACATTTCCTTTTTCACCTGTGCATATAATAAGGCCGTATTGCACCGGCCTCCTAGGCTGCGAGCACCGGCCCTTTGTTTTTCGCGCTCCACTGTGGTTCCAGTGCCAGCATCGCCACCGTCGGTCAGTATATGTGGAGGATTTTACAGCCATAGGGACTTGGGCTTGAACTGGCAACATGGATACCCGCCCTTATACAAGGAGCAAACGTTTGATTTTCCTTAGCAACATTTCAGCGGTCAGGACATTGGGGATTTGGCTAGCCTATGGAACGGTTCCGCCATTCCTCACAAAAACAATGAAAACAAAATACATCAATGCTGGGCGCCCCTTATCGTGACCAAACAACCTTCACTGTCGCTGAAAATGCTTGCTCATCGGTGCGCCTATCTGTCCCCAACAGCATTTCTGCCCGCATGAAACTAGGTCAATCATGTCTTACAATCAGCCACCACAAGTCCCTTGTTCATGCAATGGTGACGACAACAAACGGCCCTGAACCGTGGATCTGTGCCCCGCTGTCAGCCCATAGTTCATGCCGAAAGCTGAAGGCTGACTATTGCCCGTCCCCAACCAAGGTACGCGCTTACACTTTAGCCACGCAAGGTTCGTGATCCATCACTTGGAAACGTCCTCCATCTCGGTACTTCGGTCTTGAGCAAGTCGCCACCACGCTCTGCTCTGCCGCCTCTACCCACCAGCGTCGTCCGAATCCCTCGTCCATGTCTTCACAGCCTATGAATCTGGAAAAGCGTTACGTGTGAGATACACTAGTCGTTGAGACTTGCTCTCAAGACATTGCAGACCCTGCAGGAACCTTTCACGGTTAGACTCAAACCTTAAATATCAGCACAGATTTCACTCAGCTCGCGCGCCCCAAAACGGGTAGGATCCGCTTCCGGTTCTCGTCATTGGCTCGCGAATCGACGGAAGAAACTCTATCAAAACAACATATCGCTGTGCGGAGACTTTGCTCCCCAAACACCATGCAGAGTCATTGCTTGGCTCATTGTACACTTGTTCGAATCGTCAGCAATCCGGTATTTCAGGCATGACTTTTGGAGTCTTGTTCCCGTTTTGGCAATACCCCGCATCCCTTTTGTCGTCGTAATTAAATCACCACTTTGTCATGGCTCGGCCCAATTTGCACTACTCAGCTTTCATCCACAGCTCCGTCTTACACGCATACTCCGCATGCGATCATCATTCACATCATATTGGTTTTGACGGAGTTCCATGTTTTAGCTTGCGCAAGCGGCAGCATGCGGATGAGCGATCCACGTGTGTACCAAGGCGCATCCTCAACACCAAGCCTCTCGAACCAGGCTCCCAACGTCGATCACGATGTGGTTTGGGCCCAAGGTAAATCACGACACAGCCTCTGGGACCGGAAGTTGTACTACTCCCAAAGCTCCGCTATTGTCTGTGCCCTGCCGCGGCAGCGCGGGAACTTCTTCCACGATAAGGTTCTTGCCCTTACCTTCCAACACTACGGAAGTACGAGAACAACAAGGTTTGAATGTAAATACAAGATCGTCCATCCACCCGCAACTACATTGCCTCAACTGTGCATTGTCTAAACCACCACGGCAACCTCCGCAGGTGCAACCTCACTTGATCTTCCTTCTTATCTCGCAATGTTCCATCTAGCAGTTATCGATCCGTCTTGTATCATACGATTCCCACGTTCTCACTAACCACTGCAGTCTACAAGATCGCTACCATCTTTTCAACAGGCTATTCAATACACCCACATAGTACTCACGGCTTTTCACGGAGCACGATACGCCCCTGAACCAGCCCTGCGCCCATGTCTTGGTGAGTCCCCGCACAGCGTTGGGGTTGGTGCGAGGGGCTGGGCTAGGCGTGGACTGGGCTGCAGCGTGGTGGCCTGTCACGTCGTAAGACGTCGTTTATCTGCCTGTAGATCCCGAAATAAGTGAGACGGCATGGGCTGTAGGCGAACTGCGGGGAAGGCGTCGGGTCTTTGATGCTACGCAGGTGGTACAGCTTAAGCAGGTCGTTGTTCTACGGAGTGGTTGAGAACAACATGTGGATTAGTGTAGCCGGCTCCCCGGTTCGTGGTCAGTGAGGAGAATGTCGTTGGGATGGGCTTGCAGATTATGGGCAGAAGTTGCAAAACATTGGCTTCGCCCTGAAAACTTTGAGGTTTAGCCAAGCAAAGAACATCAGCAAAAGCGCCTATACTAACCTTTTTCTGGAAATTGGAAGAAGTGGTACGTTTGCCGCCGTCCTCGTCCTTACTGCTTACTCCCACACAAGGCATCCAGATTGGTGACACAAACCAGGTTACTTAGCTTCGATGGTTGCACAAGATACGCCATGTGCCCACATCGTACCAGAGTGCGGGTGTGGATAAAAGGTACTACGTTATGCTGTCTCACGACAACGAAAATGATTTGCTCAACATGATCCTTACAAACCACGCACTACGGTAGAGCAATAGGAAATGACAGAAAACTTACTTTTCGAACCGATAAACGAAGCTCATGGTAGTACTGTGCACGCAAAGCACGGCAGATGCATGCGGGGGACCTTTTGATCACGGTTTAACCTCAACCTTGAGCCGAGAGTATGCTGCTGATGCCGTACTACGCGTCAAATTGACGCGGGCCGCAGAATTGGCGAGCGAGCGAAAGTAGGCAACGACAGCCAAGATGGGGCAGCACATATACACGCACGcacgcacacacacacatacacgCGCACACACACATATACGCACACCCCTTTTTCCATTCCAGAAATGGGAACATGAGTATACACCGATATTTCGAGTAAACCAACAGTCCGTTCTAACTCCAGAGCAAGAGATCTCGATCGAACAAGATCTCGATCAACTCAAAACAAAAAAGCATCCTTAACATCAACACCAGCAgcaccaacaacaacaccaacaccatTCTTCACCGCATCTTCGTTCCCTCTGCACCCCCTGACTTCCCAAGTTCTACAAACTCCCCAAGTCTCCTCCCAAATTGTACCTCCTCTCCTTATGCAAAAAATATAGACCCCTACATCTCAACACATGACATCCCCCGAATCTCTAATCTCCGGTTCTAGACCAACCAAAAGACTGACCTGCGAACCCGTAACTAAACGATTCCAAGCCACAGCCTACATCTCTGACTGCCGTGTCCCCACATACACACATACTCGCCCCCCGAAAAAAAAAGCCGCTCTCCCGTCTACCTAATCTTCCACATGCACAGCACCACGCTGGTGGCGTTTTTTTGGTGTTTGTGGCGTTCTTGTTTGCTTTTTATTAAACGGGCGAGAGAGGCAGACACACTCTACCGGGTTAGTCGTTCGTTCAGATCTAAATGGCGGCTGTGGTACTGTGGCTGATACGTGGGTTTATGCGTGGT from Pyrenophora tritici-repentis strain M4 chromosome 1, whole genome shotgun sequence encodes the following:
- a CDS encoding Atrophin-1 multi-domain protein: MDALSGKNSTGRRVSLLNDGPAPPPQLVRLPSITPSLQSRTSSYSSSPAASPPTPRLVRSDSSDSNMQTPSPITPDFAFEQAMDSPVFAQNNFFPPLHHQVQMPYHPQHHQQQPSYFRPDHMQDQQHQEPAALNTRPKKNSYPCPMAKTYNCQDYFTTSGHAARHAKKHTGKKDAYCPECNKAFTRKDNMEQHRRTHQSGRNAAKTGDRDVKKAKHQAKRPRPAPLQTAMPSLSQLSYGLDALAIAASGEKRKFESH